From the Aquitalea magnusonii genome, one window contains:
- a CDS encoding nucleoid-associated protein encodes MAEFDFCDMQIQRMVAHTVYARGKGNVKKDPDCSDELIGLDQESLDLLQLRIIGALGNRSHGVNMSIARASAESFMQNAAMVMGEDDATFINVSKQFARDLTEAQTNPRWPGGVLIVLSGRIGAPSKRFVAVIKAETDKGFNVVEEGGKIQLRLIKKMLLSETQRLYKVGILIELADVMAGHDGLKNADNYLAFLFDHLLTSSETGKAAAYFYDKFLGMSIATSSRHQTRVFFEESKSFISSSELSDEDRYTLREALRTELKNHVPTLNLEEFAERTFPEELRDAYIEHMTAKGFPSQSIVKDTEYIKHQLKKPRNVTFTSGVLIRVPAEHDFREMVDIQENVEGYTQVRIKGAVQAQE; translated from the coding sequence ATGGCTGAGTTTGACTTTTGCGATATGCAAATCCAGCGCATGGTTGCACATACTGTCTATGCACGTGGCAAAGGTAATGTGAAAAAAGACCCTGACTGTTCGGATGAGCTTATTGGACTTGATCAAGAGTCTCTTGATTTATTGCAACTTAGGATCATCGGGGCTCTCGGCAACCGTTCGCACGGTGTAAATATGTCAATTGCGAGGGCGAGTGCAGAGTCATTCATGCAGAATGCGGCTATGGTAATGGGAGAGGATGACGCCACATTCATTAATGTATCGAAGCAATTTGCCCGTGATCTTACTGAGGCGCAAACCAACCCGCGCTGGCCAGGTGGGGTACTTATAGTTCTATCTGGTCGTATCGGTGCGCCAAGCAAGCGATTTGTTGCCGTCATCAAAGCTGAGACTGACAAAGGATTCAACGTTGTTGAGGAAGGTGGAAAAATCCAGCTGAGACTGATCAAGAAAATGCTTCTATCGGAAACTCAACGGCTCTATAAAGTCGGAATATTGATCGAACTGGCAGATGTAATGGCAGGCCATGATGGACTAAAGAACGCTGACAACTATTTGGCTTTTCTCTTTGATCACTTGTTAACCAGTAGTGAGACTGGGAAAGCTGCGGCGTATTTCTACGACAAATTCTTGGGCATGAGCATCGCGACTTCTTCACGCCACCAAACAAGGGTTTTCTTTGAAGAAAGCAAGAGCTTCATCAGTAGTTCAGAGCTTTCTGATGAAGACCGCTACACCTTGCGTGAAGCCTTACGTACAGAACTAAAAAACCATGTACCAACGCTTAACTTGGAGGAGTTCGCCGAACGGACTTTCCCAGAAGAATTACGAGATGCATACATTGAACATATGACTGCAAAAGGCTTTCCTAGCCAGTCGATTGTCAAAGATACTGAATATATCAAACATCAACTGAAGAAGCCCAGAAATGTGACCTTCACTAGCGGCGTACTGATTAGAGTACCCGCTGAGCATGATTTTAGGGAAATGGTGGACATTCAGGAAAATGTTGAGGGCTACACGCAAGTACGCATTAAGGGTGCAGTCCAGGCACAAGAATAA
- a CDS encoding GTP pyrophosphokinase has protein sequence MDLNVFRHDLEQKRPQLEAWGRFVQSCILDRLNGLPVSMQITGSRAKEVDSAIGKIARKNYDDPLMQMTDLVGVRFVVLISPQIKVVSEVLESIDSWAFSLDRDWEQEVEVAPETFGYQSRHYVVRSKYALDFDGVTVPANLPCEVQIRTIMQHAYAEMMHDSIYKANGIVPPQAKRFAASSMALIETADHLFCETMRLLDEENRPRKQLWEELVGMYRAKIGDTGFGYDERLNLEILDQCNKYLTPDVATEIQLMVRDRPAIVERIKSRTTSDPFWLQPTAFFAYWLVLKDRRHAFDIWPFSSAHDAMSLVYSDLGMSLGRRY, from the coding sequence ATGGATTTAAACGTATTTCGTCATGATTTGGAACAAAAACGACCTCAGTTAGAAGCCTGGGGCCGTTTTGTACAGTCTTGCATTCTTGACAGGTTGAATGGGCTACCCGTTTCGATGCAGATCACAGGCAGTCGAGCAAAGGAAGTTGATTCGGCAATTGGTAAGATCGCAAGAAAAAATTATGACGATCCACTGATGCAGATGACAGACCTGGTTGGCGTACGGTTCGTAGTACTAATTTCCCCCCAGATCAAGGTTGTCAGTGAAGTACTTGAATCCATTGATTCGTGGGCATTCTCCCTCGACAGAGACTGGGAGCAAGAAGTAGAAGTTGCGCCGGAAACATTCGGATATCAGTCTCGTCACTACGTGGTCCGCTCCAAGTATGCACTCGATTTTGATGGGGTAACGGTACCTGCAAACCTTCCCTGTGAAGTACAGATCAGAACTATAATGCAGCATGCCTACGCTGAAATGATGCATGACAGCATCTACAAAGCAAACGGCATTGTTCCCCCACAGGCCAAGCGTTTTGCTGCAAGCAGCATGGCGCTCATCGAAACTGCTGATCATTTATTTTGTGAAACCATGCGCCTTCTTGACGAAGAAAACAGACCTAGAAAGCAGCTCTGGGAAGAGCTTGTAGGTATGTATCGTGCCAAGATTGGTGACACGGGTTTTGGCTATGATGAACGTCTCAATCTTGAAATACTTGATCAGTGCAATAAGTACCTTACGCCAGATGTAGCAACAGAAATACAGTTAATGGTGCGTGACCGCCCTGCAATTGTCGAACGCATAAAATCGAGAACAACAAGCGATCCGTTCTGGTTACAACCAACTGCCTTCTTTGCATATTGGCTTGTCCTGAAAGATCGCAGACATGCTTTCGATATATGGCCATTTTCTAGTGCTCATGACGCAATGAGTCTTGTCTATTCTGATCTTGGCATGTCTCTTGGTCGCCGCTACTAG
- a CDS encoding IS3 family transposase (programmed frameshift), whose amino-acid sequence MSKPRFPEAFKIEAVKQVTERGYPVAEVASRLGVSAHSLYQWLKRFDPKRAQPAEPADQQAEIRRLKAELKRVTEERDIPKKGRRILCQGVRVRYAFIRAHAQQFPIRRLCRVMSVHPSGYYAWKASPYSPRAREDQRLLGYIKQAWLESGGVYGYRKVHDDMQAQGERCGKHRVARLMKQEGLRSQTGYHRRPGHYRGRPAVVAPNHLQRQFTVNEPNKAWVTDITYIRTHEGWLYLAVVLDLFSRQVIGWSMQSRIDRELVLNALLMAVWRRQPKQEVLVHSDQGSQFSSYDWQDFLKAHRLVPSMSRRGNCHDNAVAESFFQLLKRERIKRKTYHDREEARRDIFDYIEMFYNPKRRHGSANGLSPVEFEKQYFQRLKSV is encoded by the exons ATGAGCAAGCCGCGTTTCCCCGAAGCGTTCAAGATTGAAGCAGTCAAACAGGTAACCGAGCGTGGTTACCCAGTGGCCGAAGTCGCCAGCCGTCTCGGCGTATCTGCCCACAGCCTGTATCAATGGCTGAAACGCTTCGACCCCAAGCGCGCCCAACCGGCCGAACCCGCAGACCAGCAAGCCGAAATACGACGTCTCAAGGCAGAGCTCAAACGGGTCACCGAGGAGCGCGACATCC CTAAAAAAGGCCGCCGCATACTTTGCCAAGGAGTCCGGGTAAGGTATGCCTTCATCCGGGCCCATGCGCAGCAGTTCCCTATTCGACGGCTGTGTCGTGTTATGTCGGTGCATCCCAGTGGCTACTACGCCTGGAAAGCGTCACCGTACTCACCGCGAGCTCGAGAAGACCAGCGCTTGCTGGGGTATATCAAGCAGGCATGGCTCGAAAGTGGCGGTGTCTATGGCTATCGCAAGGTGCATGACGACATGCAGGCTCAGGGTGAGCGCTGCGGCAAACATCGTGTGGCACGGCTGATGAAGCAGGAAGGCTTACGTTCGCAGACGGGTTACCACCGGCGTCCTGGGCATTACCGTGGCCGCCCGGCAGTGGTGGCACCTAACCACCTGCAACGCCAGTTCACCGTGAATGAACCGAATAAAGCTTGGGTGACCGACATCACTTATATCCGCACGCATGAGGGGTGGTTGTACCTGGCGGTGGTGCTGGACCTGTTCTCGCGGCAGGTGATTGGCTGGTCGATGCAGTCACGTATCGATAGAGAGCTGGTGCTGAATGCCCTGTTGATGGCGGTATGGCGACGTCAGCCCAAGCAGGAGGTACTGGTGCATTCCGACCAAGGAAGTCAGTTCAGTAGCTACGATTGGCAGGACTTCTTGAAAGCTCATCGCTTGGTGCCCAGCATGAGTCGGCGTGGGAACTGCCACGACAATGCCGTGGCAGAGAGTTTCTTCCAGTTGCTGAAGCGGGAGCGCATCAAGCGCAAAACCTATCACGACAGGGAGGAGGCCCGGCGGGATATCTTCGATTACATCGAAATGTTCTACAACCCGAAACGCCGGCATGGTTCCGCAAACGGGCTATCGCCGGTAGAGTTTGAGAAGCAATATTTCCAACGGCTCAAGAGTGTCTAG